CACAGCACCACGAGCGACACGGGCATCTGGGACTCCGGTGGCCTCATGCCTTCTGGTGCGACTTTCCAGCACACGTTCAACCAAACGGGCAGCTTCCCGTATCATTGCACGTTTCATCCGCCGTCGCTGTATCCCAAGTTCGTCGGCACGATCGTCGTGACGAACTGAGATTGGCGAGTGCTCGGCGTTAGGCAGGTGTCTCCCAGGCGTCTGGCGTGAACGGCCACCGGAGGGTCCTGCACGCCTTCTCCCACGCGACTGACGCCTCATCGGACGCGATCGACGGCACGTAACCCAGCGTCAGATAGGTCTTGAGTGCCGCAAGCCGATACGACTCGGTGTGCAGCTGGATCGCCGTATAGCCCGCGTCGAGGAAGCGCCGGGTCGCGTGCGCCGTTAGGCAAAGCCCGAGCCGCCGGCCGCGGTGCTCCGGATGACACGCCACCCAGCCCACGTCGCCCGTGAAGGGCGAGCGGCCCGTGTAGTTGTGCAGGCACATCGCTGTGGCGATGGTCCGGTCCGACGGATCGGTCGCGAAGAACCAACCGTCCGGGATGATGCGGCTCAGGTTGTAGGCGAGCTTCGCACCATCCCACTGAGCGTTCGCTGATCGCGATGCGCTCCGGCGGCCGACAGCAGCATCGGTTGCTCGATCGTCTGGTCGGGGAAAATTTGCGCGAGCGCGTTTCGCACTTGCGCGCGGAGCGCGGCATCCGGATGCGATGCGCGTAGCACCACGCTGAATCCATCGCTGCCGGCCGGTGGATAGTCGTAGGTCACGAAGGCGATGTCCTTCGGCGTGTCGGGCGCGTGATTGCCCGCGAGATTGCGGAGTATCCCGACCACACGCAGAGCGGGCCGGCCGAACACGCCGTCGAGGGTGCGGTCCGCTGCGTCGTCAGTGCCGAACAATTTGCGCGCCAACGACGCCGTCAACACCACGTCGTACGGCGGACCGTCCTTCCAGTCGCGGACCGTTAGGAGGCGGCCGTGCGCCGCGGCAACACGGAAGATATCGAACCAGTCCGCTGTAACGGGAACGACGCGCGCCTCGACGCGTTGGTCGGGCGGCGCCCCACGCGGCCCAACGCGCGCCTTCGCTCCAGCCTGGTCGAGATCGGGCGGGCCGACGGCGGCTCGCACACCCGGCAGCGCGTCGAGCGCGGCGAGCATGCGCCGAGCGAGCACATCATCGTCGACCCGCGACCGATGCACCCGGTGCGACTGCCAGAACGACGCGACGCCGCGGAAGTCGAGGCCCGTATCGGCCGCAGTCAGGTTGTGCAGGGTTCGCACGAGCAGCAGCGTGCCGACGCCTAACGTCGAGGTGAGAGCCAGCTGCGCGGACGTCAGGACCCGCCGAACGACCGTTAGGCCTGAACTGTGCCGGGTGTCCACGGCCCGAAGCGCAGCGTCGAGATCGAAGTGGCCGGCCAGAACACCGGCACGGTGCCGGCCAGGGCCGCGGTGACGATGGCGCTCAGCGCCGCAAACACCACGATGGCACCGTCGAGCGGGAATCCCGCGAAGGCGGATATGTCGCGGACATGCTGACCGCGAAAGATCGCGGAAATCGTCCAGCCCACCGCGATGCCGCCGAGCGCGCCAAGGGTGCCTAACAGGATGCTCTGGATGAAGTGCTCTCGCCCAATTCGCCCCGGCGACGCGCCGAGCGCGCCCTGCATGGCCACGGTACCGCGTCTGGTCACATTCCGCACGAGAAGCAAGTTGGCGGCGTTCGCGCATGCGATCACGACAACGAGGCCAGCCATGCCTGCCAGGAGTCGCAGTACGCTCTCGATGCGCGGGCGAGCGTCCAACGGTAGTGCGATCCCATCCGACAGCGCGGGCGTCGCGCGTCCCAAC
Above is a window of Gemmatimonadaceae bacterium DNA encoding:
- a CDS encoding GNAT family N-acetyltransferase, translated to MSRIIPDGWFFATDPSDRTIATAMCLHNYTGRSPFTGDVGWVACHPEHRGRRLGLCLTAHATRRFLDAGYTAIQLHTESYRLAALKTYLTLGYVPSIASDEASVAWEKACRTLRWPFTPDAWETPA
- a CDS encoding ABC transporter permease, whose product is MDTRHSSGLTVVRRVLTSAQLALTSTLGVGTLLLVRTLHNLTAADTGLDFRGVASFWQSHRVHRSRVDDDVLARRMLAALDALPGVRAAVGPPDLDQAGAKARVGPRGAPPDQRVEARVVPVTADWFDIFRVAAAHGRLLTVRDWKDGPPYDVVLTASLARKLFGTDDAADRTLDGVFGRPALRVVGILRNLAGNHAPDTPKDIAFVTYDYPPAGSDGFSVVLRASHPDAALRAQVRNALAQIFPDQTIEQPMLLSAAGAHRDQRTLSGMVRSSPTT